The genome window GTTCTCGGCGCCATCGGGGAGGATTGGCCGGCGTTCTGGCTGCGTTGCTCGGATGCATGACGTCCGCGCATGCGATGAGCCGATGCCCCCCCGAGTTCGGTCCCAAGGATCCGCGCATCGATCTGCTCGGATGGGCGGTGGTCGCCAGCGGCGTGCTGCTGGGCGGCTGGCTGTGCGTGCACGTGGTGCGGCGCTCGCGCGGGCTGCGCAGATGGCGGCGCGTGGCGGTCGTTCTGGCCGGCGGCGTGGCGATGCTGCTGCTGTGGAGTGGCAGCCTGGGCCTGGCGATTGCGTGGTTCTTCCTGCGGTGCTAACACTGCCGGCCTCGGTGCGTGCGCGCCGGGTCCGCGGTCCGCGGAGGCACGGGCCACGCCAGCAGGGGACATCGATGAGCGATCCATACAATTCTTCGCCGCCGCGCGCGACGACCTCTCAGTTGAACGATGCGATGGTGACCACCGCGCTGGAGCTTCCCGGCTACCGGATCGTGCGCAATCTGGGCATCGTGCGCGGCATCACCGTGCGCTCGCGCTCCATCGTCGGCAATTTCCTCGGCGGGCTGCAGACGCTGTTCGGCGGCAATATCACCATCTATACCCAGCTGTGCGAGCAGGCGCGCCTGGAGACCTACCGGGACATGCTGCAGCACGCGCGGCAGATGGGCGGCAATGCCATCGTCGCAGTGCGCTACGACGCCACCGAGCTGATGGCCGGCCTGACCGAGGTGCTGTGCTACGGCACGGCGGTGGTGGTCGAGCCGCAGCATCGCTGAAGCGAGCGGCGCGCGGCCGTGCGGTGGCGCGCCCGGCTCAGCCGCCGAGCGCCTGGCACGGCAGCCGCACGCTGAC of Xanthomonas sacchari contains these proteins:
- a CDS encoding YbjQ family protein — encoded protein: MSDPYNSSPPRATTSQLNDAMVTTALELPGYRIVRNLGIVRGITVRSRSIVGNFLGGLQTLFGGNITIYTQLCEQARLETYRDMLQHARQMGGNAIVAVRYDATELMAGLTEVLCYGTAVVVEPQHR